The DNA segment GCAGCCCTTCTGGGACGTAGGGAAGCTGCTCCTGAAGGAAACCGTCGTTCCCGAGAACGCGGTGGCATGGATATTCAACGCCATACCGATAGTTTCCTTCGCGGCCTCGATGACCCTGCTCCTCTACATACCCTTCGGGGTGCTCAAGGCCCCGCTCGAGGGCTACGGAGACTTAATCGTCATACTCTACCTGCTCACGCTGCAGTCCCTGGCAATGGCCATAGGCGGCTTCGCCTCGGGAAGCCCGTTCTCATCGGTGGGTGCGCAGAGGGAAATGGTGCTCATGATGAGCTACGAGATGCCGCTGGCTACGGTTATAGTCGGCTTCGCCATGCTCTACAGGAGCTTCTCACTGACCACCATAGCGAGCACACCGGTGTGGGGCGTCGCGGGTCCGCTCGCCGCCATGGGCGTGCTGCTGCTCCTCGTGGCGCTCCTTGCGGTTACACCCGCAGAGCTGGCGAAACTGCCCTTTGACATTGCAGAGGCTGAGACGGAGATATGTGAGGGTATGCTCGCGGAGTACAGCGGGAGGAACCTGGCACTGTTCTACCTCTCCGATGCCGTCAGGGGCTTCGCCATGGCGGCGCTGGAGGTGGTGCTGTTCTTCCCGTTCACGCTGACGGACATATTCAACCTCGGCCTGACGGGAACGACTTACTACGCCGTCGAGGCGCTGTGGTTCCTCTTCAAGGTGCTGGTCATCTACCTGCTGGCGATAACGCTGGTCAGGACGTCCTTCGCCAGGTTCAGGATAGAGCAGGCGTCAAAAATATTCTGGGTCTACGTCAACATAATCGCCCTCGTGGGACTCGCGCTGGTATGGCTGGGGGTGTGAGAAATGGTCAACAAGATGATGTTTGTCCTCCTCAAGCAGCTCGTCAAAAAGCCGGCCACGAATCCGTTCCCGGTCAAACACGCTCCCGCTAACGTCACGGCCCTCATAGAGAAGGTGCAGAAAGGTGAAGTCCAGATAAACCCGCCGGTTCCGGTTCCCGAGGACTTCAGGGGCAAGCTGGTCTATACCCCCGAGAGGTGCATAGGCTGCAGGCTGTGCATAATGGTCTGTCCCGCCAATGCCATGGAGTGGATCCCAGAGCTTAAGAAGATACGGCACTACGTCTCGCGCTGTATGTTCTGCGCCCTCTGCGTCGATGTCTGCCCGGGCAAGAAGTTTCCCGGCGAGGAGAAGGCCGTTAAGGCGCTCAGGATGAGCGAGGAGTTCCTCATAGCCGACTACGACAAGTACAGCGACAACCTCATCGAGGAGCCGCCAGAGGCAAGGGAGCTCTTCAAAAAAGAAGTGAAGGAGGCAGCGGAGTCAGAAGGCTAGCGTGAGCTAAGCCTCCATCCCCCTTTTTCTTACCCCGTTTCTGTAGTCGTAATCCCTGATGAGGGATTCCACCGCCCTTTCGTGGAGCCTCTCCGTCGAGCCCAGGTAGGAGAAAATAGCCCTCATGGACTCCCCGTCCGCCTTCTCCGCCAGGATCGAATAAACCCTCTCAGCCACCTCCTCCAGCTCAAGGGCACATTTAAGAACTGCAAAAACGTCGTTTTCGTCCTCAAGATTTTTTATTTCGGAGAGTTCCTCCAGGGAGGGGCCGCTGACCGAAGGGACTTCCGTTCCAAACTTCTTCGTGTAGAGGTTCCTGAGCTTCCTTTCGTGCCGCCTCGCCTCCTGTGAGAGGAGCTTGAACATGTCGCAGACGGCACCCTCAATCCCCATGCCCTTCGCCTTCTCGGACAGCCTCTCGTAGAGAAGGGCCTTGTCCCCTTCAAGGGATATCCAGTAGGCGAGGAGCTCCCTAAGGGGAAGCCCCTCAATGAAGGCCATGCCTTCGAGATCGACCATCCCACTCACCGATAGAGGTTACCCACCGAGCTTTATACGGGCTTTGGCACAACCGTCTATAGAATGCGTTTGAAATAATCGGCCACTCCCTCAAGGACATATCAAAAAGGGAGGGCCTTTTGAACCGGATTTCGGGTTTTCATGCCTTTTCCTTTACCAACTCGTGATACCTCTGACGGAGCAGTTCGTAGTGCCCGTTCTGGTCAGCCGTAACTTGTGTAAAGTGCGTAAGCCTCGTTACGGCTGACCTTCCACCCTCCCATCTTCATCGGCCGGCTTTCGGGGGGAACGGTGACTCCCCACATCTTCAAGGCCCTCAAACGAATATTCCAAGAGCCGACCACATCCCTGTCAGCCTCAAACCCACACTTGCATTTCAAAACCCTGTGCCCATTCGGGCTTAGTTTCTCCCCACATACCGGGCACAGGGAGGAAGTGTAAGCGGGATTAACGAAAACAACCCTAACGCCCTTTAATTTCGCCTTGTATTCGATAATGCTCTGAAGCTTCCTAAAACTCCAGCGGTGAAGACGACCATTTATTTCGGCAGAATACCTAATTGAGTCCCTGATTTCCGTTAAATCCTCCAAGGCGAGGCCACCGTATTTTTCCGCCAGCTCGACGATTTTATTCGCAAGTTTATGATACAAGTCGTTAAGCGTGTTCTTCTCCCTCTCGCCGTATTTTTCGAGGAGTTCTTCCCTCTTCCTTCCAGCCCGAATTTTCTGCTGGATTTTCTGCCTCTTTACAAAGTAGCCAGTCCTAATCTCCCTCTCGTGGGTGATGATCTGAACGAATTCCCCGTTAGGAAGGGAGAGAGTGACATTGTTCTCGTTCAAGTCCACGCCGACAAAAGTTGTTGGTTCTCTAACCTCACCATCTTTCGAGAAAACGACGTTTAGAAAAACTCCCTTGGACGTTCTAACAAGCCAAGCTTGCCCAACCTTCCACCTCTTGAACTTCTCGTGATACTTTGCGGGATAAAACTCCAACTGAATTCGGCCTTTGGGAATGGAGAGCTTTATCACTCTCTTCTCAAGGTCGAGTTTGAATAGATGGTCGTCCAGCATTATGACGTCCTTCCTAAAAACAGGTCTTCCTTTAGCTTTACCCTTCCGCTTCATCTTCCGATAACTCTTGTAAATTGATGTGGCCATCTGGCAGGCCGTGTAAAGGTAATGACTCGGGAGTTCTAGATACTCCTTGCGTAATCCCTTGTACGTTTCCTTCTTCAACCGGTAAAAGCTCGTTACATTGTTCTCAAAAGCGTGAGTGATGAGAAAGTTCACAATTTCCCGGTAAGTTTGGAAAAGCTCATCTAATCCTTCGGGAGTTTCCTTGAGCTTGAATTTTGCCGTGAGTTTGATTGTTTCACTCGGCATTTTCCAGCTCCTTTTTTGTTTTCTTAATCCAATCCTTAATGGCTTCTTCAATTGCAACGCTTAGGACTCCCCTCTTATCTCCATAGCGTTTTTTGGCGAGTTTTTTGAACTCTTCAAGGGTCTCCTCACTGATGACAAAAGTTGCCTTAGGCATTATTAACTACCCCCAAAGAAATACTAAGTTAGAATATTTAAACCTTGCGCTAACAAAAAACAACAAAAGTTACGAAAGTTACCCTAAGAAACAGCCCACTCAACACCGGCAAGCTTCCGGTAGAGTTCCCTAAGCCTTGCGTCCCCGACCCTTTCGGCCAGCAGTTTATACGACTCGTGGGCTATAAGCTCGCTCTCCATCGCGGCGCGGAGAACCTCGAGAAGCTGATCGGCCCGCTCAAGCTTATCGAGAACCGGGAGAACCTCAATGGGCGGAAGGT comes from the Thermococcus thioreducens genome and includes:
- a CDS encoding RNA-guided endonuclease InsQ/TnpB family protein, with the translated sequence MPSETIKLTAKFKLKETPEGLDELFQTYREIVNFLITHAFENNVTSFYRLKKETYKGLRKEYLELPSHYLYTACQMATSIYKSYRKMKRKGKAKGRPVFRKDVIMLDDHLFKLDLEKRVIKLSIPKGRIQLEFYPAKYHEKFKRWKVGQAWLVRTSKGVFLNVVFSKDGEVREPTTFVGVDLNENNVTLSLPNGEFVQIITHEREIRTGYFVKRQKIQQKIRAGRKREELLEKYGEREKNTLNDLYHKLANKIVELAEKYGGLALEDLTEIRDSIRYSAEINGRLHRWSFRKLQSIIEYKAKLKGVRVVFVNPAYTSSLCPVCGEKLSPNGHRVLKCKCGFEADRDVVGSWNIRLRALKMWGVTVPPESRPMKMGGWKVSRNEAYALYTSYG
- a CDS encoding respiratory chain complex I subunit 1 family protein — its product is MTPETLIYAFTFPVLGVFLGLVYKGIDRRFSARLTSRIGPPIRQPFWDVGKLLLKETVVPENAVAWIFNAIPIVSFAASMTLLLYIPFGVLKAPLEGYGDLIVILYLLTLQSLAMAIGGFASGSPFSSVGAQREMVLMMSYEMPLATVIVGFAMLYRSFSLTTIASTPVWGVAGPLAAMGVLLLLVALLAVTPAELAKLPFDIAEAETEICEGMLAEYSGRNLALFYLSDAVRGFAMAALEVVLFFPFTLTDIFNLGLTGTTYYAVEALWFLFKVLVIYLLAITLVRTSFARFRIEQASKIFWVYVNIIALVGLALVWLGV
- a CDS encoding 4Fe-4S dicluster domain-containing protein, producing the protein MVNKMMFVLLKQLVKKPATNPFPVKHAPANVTALIEKVQKGEVQINPPVPVPEDFRGKLVYTPERCIGCRLCIMVCPANAMEWIPELKKIRHYVSRCMFCALCVDVCPGKKFPGEEKAVKALRMSEEFLIADYDKYSDNLIEEPPEARELFKKEVKEAAESEG
- a CDS encoding ferritin-like domain-containing protein, which encodes MVDLEGMAFIEGLPLRELLAYWISLEGDKALLYERLSEKAKGMGIEGAVCDMFKLLSQEARRHERKLRNLYTKKFGTEVPSVSGPSLEELSEIKNLEDENDVFAVLKCALELEEVAERVYSILAEKADGESMRAIFSYLGSTERLHERAVESLIRDYDYRNGVRKRGMEA